The following proteins come from a genomic window of Halanaerobiaceae bacterium ANBcell28:
- the rpsI gene encoding 30S ribosomal protein S9 — protein sequence MAAEVQYWGTGRRKKSVARVRLVPGTGKITVNKIDISDYFGRDTLIKDLKTPLEITNTLNTMDVLVNVKGGGLSGQAGAIRHGISRALLKVDVDYRKSLKKAGMLTRDPRMKERKKYGFKKARKSPQFSKR from the coding sequence ATGGCTGCTGAAGTACAATACTGGGGAACTGGAAGACGTAAAAAATCAGTTGCACGTGTAAGATTAGTTCCAGGTACTGGTAAAATTACTGTAAATAAAATAGATATTAGTGATTATTTTGGAAGAGATACTTTAATTAAAGATCTTAAAACACCATTAGAAATAACAAACACTCTAAATACAATGGATGTTCTTGTAAATGTTAAGGGTGGAGGACTTTCTGGGCAAGCAGGTGCAATAAGACATGGTATCTCTAGAGCTCTTCTTAAAGTGGATGTTGACTATCGTAAATCCCTTAAAAAAGCTGGGATGCTAACTAGAGATCCAAGGATGAAAGAAAGGAAGAAATACGGATTTAAAAAGGCCCGTAAATCTCCTCAATTCTCCAAAAGATAA